In Arachis hypogaea cultivar Tifrunner chromosome 7, arahy.Tifrunner.gnm2.J5K5, whole genome shotgun sequence, the genomic window AACTTGTTTTCTGTGTTTCCTTTTCCCAATTCACAAGATTTAGGTACTTTTCCTCTTTAATTGCTTATGAAATTGGGTGTAAGTTTTCTCAATGTTTGCATTTGTGGTTGGTAGTATTTTTCCTTGCTTGAAGTAGTTAGTTATTATTAAACCACCGTTTTGTGCCTAATataattggagaagaaaagaagttttAGGATAATTTATTTCTATTAATGGTTTATTGTTATACTTAGATTTTAACAAGAACTAATTAATGGTGGGAAATTAGTTGCACTTTTAATAAGAATAGGAAAATGAAAGTGGTGTttttatcacaaaaaaaaaagaataaaaaataaagttgtgtgTTCTGCCAGATTTGTTGGACTTGAGGaaactaacaactagatacaTTTGATTCACTAGCAACTTTgtcatttatttataatatttagtcAGCAAACCTTTCCATCATTTTACAGTGTAGATCAATTAGTGGAAGAGAGATTTTCATTCTCATATTGTCAGGGAAATATATTGCTATTGCATTAGTTGACCAAAGCAAATTGAGGTACATGATTCTTCTTATTTGTTCTGTTCTTTTTTGACTTCAATACTTAATTGATGATAGCTTTTCAACATTGACATACTCCACGTTCTTACCAACTTTTTACATAGTGCCTATGGTAAACCAAGTTTATTCTACATACTTTTTACAGGAAATATATTGCTATTGCATTTTCAATGTATTGTTTCTGTTGAAGTTGCCAGCATAGGTGTCTCCTACACATGTAACtagcatttattttatttaaatatttaacatCTTCAGTGTTTAGTTATCTTCTAGGTCTGATAGAAAATTTTAGTGTCATAACATAGTACTGAAGTAGTATATTTGGTTGTTCTTGTTAATGAACAGATAGAAGATATTGTGCTGTGCGACAGCCTTTGTGCTATTCTGATGACATTGTGTTTACATTCTCTGATTTGCCGCTTCTTCCACTACATCATGATCAATTTTTTGCATGTTCtcaatgttttaattaatttgcaAGCAGTATCTTCCAAATAAATTGCTGCTTAATATTTCTAATTGTCAGGGCTTATTAACCACCAAAGTTTAGTTATAACTTTAGGGATATGCCTCTGCTCACATTACTTACATGTTCCCTATTACTTTCataaaaatttgtgcattttatGATGCAAGTTGCAAAATGGATATGATATGTACACATGTGTGCATTCACTACAAATAATAAatcatgattttattattattattattattattattattattattattattatataaatattcatTTCTTTAGCTTTATTCCTTACCTTATGAGTTAAATTTTCTTCTCTCTAACATTCTTCTCTccaaattttattactttattctAATTATTTGGATGTGTTCTTATTTGACAGTTGAGTGAACAAAAATTGACAAGAAGAGAAGAAGGTATAAGCTTTTCTTATTTGAGGTTACTTGCTTGTTTTAATTTGTGTTATATTTTTCCCTTTTTAACTCTCGTAGCATGGTGATCTCTATTAGTAGATATATACATATTTAGGTTTCCTAATTGTGACAATGAAGGGTGTAGAAGCAAACTGAGGCAGATAAGCTACACTTCTTTCTGAAAGATTATGAAAGATGAAACCAAGGTTTGTTCAAGATTATGAAAGATGCCTATTGTATACTTTTTTAAGCTGTAGAAACTCCGAATGTATTAAAAGTGTTGATGCTTTATTGTTTCACAATAGCTTAAACATACCCACATTCATAGGAAGGTTTCTGGCTGAAGTAACAAAGCAAGTTTTAACTGATCTTGAAGCTAGCAAATATCAGGTAACTTACTCACATGGTATAGACTTTTTTCTGTTAATGTTTTTGTGTCTTATATATTAATTCATTTCtatttataaatcaaatttcagATGGCTGAGTACAGGATCTCTGTTTATGGAAGAAAACAGAGTgaaaattttctatttattcctgTCATTCCTATTGTAAGTCTAgctactttcatgcaatttatttcATAGTTTATGAGATCAGTTCCTAATTTAGGCATAGAATGATATTAATTTTTGTTTCATTTCTATTGATGCAATGCTGAAGACTGGGACACCTCTAAGTATGGAGACGCCACCAAAATCTGCAAATTCTGATCGGGATTTGATGAAGAAACTGAAAGGGTTTGAGGGGCTTGCAATGTCAATTGGGAATGGCCATACTGATAGTATAGAGCTTAGAACTGAAAACAAGCTGTCACAGAGGTTTGTTAGTTTGTTTTCTTTCTATATAAATTTCTGcagattcttttttatttttttttgaattcttaCGTTGTGGGG contains:
- the LOC112701450 gene encoding uncharacterized protein codes for the protein MKPSLNIPTFIGRFLAEVTKQVLTDLEASKYQMAEYRISVYGRKQSENFLFIPVIPITGTPLSMETPPKSANSDRDLMKKLKGFEGLAMSIGNGHTDSIELRTENKLSQRVYVLTLGIFIEEQKGKVFL